A genomic window from Diospyros lotus cultivar Yz01 chromosome 2, ASM1463336v1, whole genome shotgun sequence includes:
- the LOC127795716 gene encoding uncharacterized protein LOC127795716, with the protein MEMGKKRVKYSVVDAFADSPFKGNPAAVCFLKEEKDDEWLQAVAAEFNIPATCYLTRTHPDESSVVRNSLGAATTPRFRLRWFTPVHEVTLCGHATLAASHFLFTSGLVDADRIEFLTLSGVLTAKRVRETRETSSLKLETSEAQDFFSIELDFPVVQLTESDPAEVPSISKALSGASIIDLKRTTTNNNLFVLLQSGEAVAHLQPQIDQIQRCSGNGIIITGLAPPGSGFDFFSRYFAPKIGIREDPVCGSAHCALAPYWSKKLGKCDFVANAASPRGGTVTIHLDEKSQRVLLRGKAFTVMEGFLLV; encoded by the exons ATGGAAATGGGAAAGAAGCGCGTAAAGTACTCTGTG GTGGACGCGTTCGCCGACTCGCCGTTTAAGGGAAATCCGGCGGCGGTTTGTTTCTTGAAGGAGGAGAAAGACGACGAGTGGCTGCAAGCAGTCGCCGCTGAGTTCAACATCCCCGCGACCTGTTACTTGACTCGTACTCATCCCGATGAGTCGTCGGTGGTTCGTAACTCGCTGGGAGCAGCCACGACACCTCGGTTCCGGCTCCGATGGTTCACTCCTGTCCACGAG GTTACCCTCTGTGGTCATGCAACCCTAGCAGCTTCACACTTTCTATTCACATCCGGCTTGGTTGATGCTGATAGAATCGAGTTTCTGACGCTATCCGGAGTTTTGACTGCTAAAAGAGTTCGAGAAACCAGAGAAACAAGTTCCCTGAAATTGGAGACCAGTGAAGCCCAAGATTTCTTTTCAATAGAGTTGGATTTTCCAGTAGTTCAACTTACTGAATCTGACCCTGCTGAGGTCCCATCAATTTCTAAAGCCTTGAGTGGTGCTTCCATCATTGACTTAAAGAGGACAACTACAAACAACAACCTCTTT GTTTTACTACAATCGGGAGAGGCTGTAGCACATCTACAGCCCCAAATTGATCAAATACAACGATGTAGTGGGAATGGAATAATTATTACAGGGCTTGCCCCCCCTGGATCTGGATTTGACTTTTTTAGTCGCTACTTCGCCCCAAAAATTGGGATTAGAGAG GATCCTGTTTGTGGGAGCGCACATTGTGCCTTGGCACCCTACTGGTCTAAAAAGCTGGGAAAATGTGATTTTGTTGCCAATGca GCATCACCTAGAGGCGGAACAGTAACCATCCATTTAGATGAAAAGAGCCAGAGAGTACTGCTCAGGGGGAAGGCCTTCACTGTAATGGAAGGTTTTCTTTTGGTTTAG
- the LOC127795715 gene encoding uncharacterized protein LOC127795715 isoform X1 — translation MGKQRVKYSVVDTFADSPFKGNPAAVCFLKEEKDDEWLQAVAAEFNISETCYLTRIAHPDESSVVRNSLGAATTPRFRLRWFTPVAEVTLCGHATLAASHFLFTSGLVDADRIEFLTLSGVLTAKRVRETRETSSLKLETSEAQDYFSIELDFPIVQLTESDPAEVPSISKALSGASIIDLKRTTTDNLFVLLPSGEAVAHLQPQIDQIQQCSGEGLIITGLAPPGSGFDFFSRYFAPKFGIREDPVCGSAHCALAAYWSKKLGKCDFVAYAVISLSLSLSLTHTHTHTKVCKFLNRSVCLIQASPRGGTVTIHLDEKSQRVLLRGKAFTVMEGFLLV, via the exons ATGGGAAAGCAGCGCGTAAAGTACTCTGTG GTGGACACGTTCGCCGACTCGCCGTTTAAGGGAAATCCGGCGGCGGTTTGTTTCTTGAAGGAGGAGAAAGACGACGAGTGGCTGCAAGCAGTCGCCGCTGAGTTCAACATCTCCGAGACCTGTTACTTGACTCGTATTGCTCATCCCGATGAGTCGTCGGTGGTTCGTAACTCGCTGGGAGCAGCTACGACCCCTCGGTTCCGGCTCCGATGGTTCACTCCTGTCGCCGAG GTTACCCTCTGTGGTCATGCAACCCTAGCAGCTTCACACTTTCTATTCACATCCGGCTTGGTTGATGCTGATAGAATCGAGTTTCTGACGCTATCCGGAGTTTTGACTGCTAAAAGAGTTCGAGAAACCAGAGAAACAAGTTCTCTGAAATTGGAGACCAGTGAAGCCCAAGATTACTTTTCAATAGAGTTGGATTTTCCAATAGTTCAACTTACTGAATCTGACCCTGCCGAGGTCCCATCAATTTCTAAAGCCTTGAGTGGTGCTTCCATAATTGACTTAAAGAGGACAACTACTGACAACCTCTTT GTTTTACTACCATCAGGAGAGGCTGTAGCACATCTACAGCCCCAAATTGATCAAATACAACAATGTAGTGGGGAAGGACTAATTATTACAGGGCTAGCCCCCCCCGGATCTGGATTTGACTTTTTTAGTCGCTACTTCGCCCCAAAATTCGGGATTAGAGAG GATCCTGTTTGTGGGAGCGCACATTGTGCCTTGGCAGCCTACTGGTCTAAAAAGTTGGGAAAATGTGATTTTGTTGCCTATGcagtaatctctctctctctctctctctctctcacacacacacacacacacacaaaagttTGTAAATTCCTCAATCGTAGCGTTTGCTTGATTCAGGCATCACCAAGAGGCGGAACAGTAACCATCCATTTAGATGAGAAGAGCCAGAGAGTACTGCTCAGGGGGAAGGCCTTCACTGTAATGGAAGGTTTTCTTTTGGTTTAG
- the LOC127795715 gene encoding uncharacterized protein LOC127795715 isoform X2 — translation MGKQRVKYSVVDTFADSPFKGNPAAVCFLKEEKDDEWLQAVAAEFNISETCYLTRIAHPDESSVVRNSLGAATTPRFRLRWFTPVAEVTLCGHATLAASHFLFTSGLVDADRIEFLTLSGVLTAKRVRETRETSSLKLETSEAQDYFSIELDFPIVQLTESDPAEVPSISKALSGASIIDLKRTTTDNLFVLLPSGEAVAHLQPQIDQIQQCSGEGLIITGLAPPGSGFDFFSRYFAPKFGIREDPVCGSAHCALAAYWSKKLGKCDFVAYAASPRGGTVTIHLDEKSQRVLLRGKAFTVMEGFLLV, via the exons ATGGGAAAGCAGCGCGTAAAGTACTCTGTG GTGGACACGTTCGCCGACTCGCCGTTTAAGGGAAATCCGGCGGCGGTTTGTTTCTTGAAGGAGGAGAAAGACGACGAGTGGCTGCAAGCAGTCGCCGCTGAGTTCAACATCTCCGAGACCTGTTACTTGACTCGTATTGCTCATCCCGATGAGTCGTCGGTGGTTCGTAACTCGCTGGGAGCAGCTACGACCCCTCGGTTCCGGCTCCGATGGTTCACTCCTGTCGCCGAG GTTACCCTCTGTGGTCATGCAACCCTAGCAGCTTCACACTTTCTATTCACATCCGGCTTGGTTGATGCTGATAGAATCGAGTTTCTGACGCTATCCGGAGTTTTGACTGCTAAAAGAGTTCGAGAAACCAGAGAAACAAGTTCTCTGAAATTGGAGACCAGTGAAGCCCAAGATTACTTTTCAATAGAGTTGGATTTTCCAATAGTTCAACTTACTGAATCTGACCCTGCCGAGGTCCCATCAATTTCTAAAGCCTTGAGTGGTGCTTCCATAATTGACTTAAAGAGGACAACTACTGACAACCTCTTT GTTTTACTACCATCAGGAGAGGCTGTAGCACATCTACAGCCCCAAATTGATCAAATACAACAATGTAGTGGGGAAGGACTAATTATTACAGGGCTAGCCCCCCCCGGATCTGGATTTGACTTTTTTAGTCGCTACTTCGCCCCAAAATTCGGGATTAGAGAG GATCCTGTTTGTGGGAGCGCACATTGTGCCTTGGCAGCCTACTGGTCTAAAAAGTTGGGAAAATGTGATTTTGTTGCCTATGca GCATCACCAAGAGGCGGAACAGTAACCATCCATTTAGATGAGAAGAGCCAGAGAGTACTGCTCAGGGGGAAGGCCTTCACTGTAATGGAAGGTTTTCTTTTGGTTTAG